From Camelina sativa cultivar DH55 chromosome 7, Cs, whole genome shotgun sequence, one genomic window encodes:
- the LOC104701868 gene encoding uncharacterized protein LOC104701868 isoform X2 — translation MQKILCKSTTCSTPVLSTPVNSFAAGFISLGVKTHVKNLTPCSTPKPLSTCFFSTSAMPTKTASISSGGVGFSAYLQRSVHRPAAPASLRFSTAGYRACRCSIDGGTPSTNRAWVGRTGTWRAFFCSESNGGVSTVYATAGAVVESEEESDGEDEEEKDEKPVRMSRRSRSSSGSGDFIGNPDLLKIPGVGLRNQRKLVDNGIGDVAELKKLYKDKFWKASQKMVDYLRSSVGIIHRNHAESITTFIKESVDDELKDSGPEPNLNAKKRLTFCVEGNISVGKSTFLQRIANETVELQDLVEIVPEPVAKWQDVGPDHFNILDAFYSEPQRYAYTFQNYVFVTRLMQEKESASGVKPLRLMERSVFSDRMVFVRAVHEAKWMNEMEISIYDSWFDPVVSCLPGLVPDGFIYLRASPDTCHKRMMLRKRTEEGGVSLKYLQDLHEKHESWLLPFESGNHGVLSVSKPSLHMDSSLHPDIKDRVFYLEGNHMHSSIQKVPALVLDCEPNIDFSLDIEAKAQYARQVAEFFEFVKKKQETSTEKSNNSQSPVLLPPHHNGGLWMGPEGNHVPGLPPLDLKGMSLFTRPST, via the exons ATGCAGAAGATTCTGTGCAAAAGTACTACTTGTTCAACCCCTGTTCTCTCTACTCCGGTGAACTCTTTCGCCGCCGGTTTCATCTCACTAGGGGTTAAGACCCACGTCAAAAATCTCACTCCTTGTTCCACTCCTAAACCTTTATCCACTTGTTTCTTCTCTACTTCCGCTATGCCGACGAAGACGGCTTCTATTTCTTCAGGCGGTGTTGGTTTCTCTGCTTATCTACAGAGGAGTGTTCATAGACCAGCAGCGCCGGCGTCGCTACGGTTCTCAACAGCTGGTTACCGGGCCTGCCGGTGTTCAATCGACGGTGGAACCCCTAGTACGAACCGGGCTTGGGTCGGTCGAACCGGGACGTGGCGTGCGTTTTTTTGCTCGGAGTCTAACGGTGGCGTAAGTACGGTTTATGCTACTGCTGGAGCAGTGGTTGAGAGCGAGGAAGAGTCTGacggagaagatgaagaggagaaagatgaaaagCCTGTGAGGATGAGCCGTCGAAGTCGGAGTTCTAGTGGAAGTGGTGACTTTATCGGTAACCCAGATTTGCTGAAGATTCCTGGAGTGGGTTTAAGGAATCAGAGGAAGCTTGTTGATAATGGGATTGGAGATGTTGCAGAGCTCAAGAAGCTCTATAAAGATAAG TTCTGGAAAGCGAGTCAGAAGATGGTTGATTATCTTAGGAGCTCTGTTGGGATTATACATAGGAACCATGCGGAGAGTATAACAACGTTTATCAAAGAGAGTGTGGATGATGAGCTAAAGGATTCTGGCCCTGAACCTAATCTGAATGCAAAGAAACGTTTGACGTTTTGTGTTGAAGGGAACATTAGTGTCGGTAAATCAACTTTTCTTCAGAGAATAGCCAATGAGACGGTGGAGTTACAAGACCTCGTTGAGATTGTTCCTGAGCCAGTTGCTAAGTGGCAAGATGTTGGACCTGACCATTTCAATATCTTGGATGCTTTCTACTCTGAGCCTCAGAGGTATGCTTATACTTTCCAGAACTATGTGTTCGTCACTCGGCTAATGCAGGAGAAAGAGTCTGCTTCTGGGGTGAAACCTCTCAGGCTGATGGAAAGGAGTGTCTTCAGTGACAGAATG GTGTTTGTGCGTGCGGTTCATGAAGCTAAGTGGATGAACGAGATGGAGATCAGCATCTATGATTCGTGGTTTGATCCGGTTGTCTCTTGTTTACCTGGACTTGTTCCTGATGGGTTTATATACTTGAGGGCGAGTCCAGACACTTGCCACAAGCGGATGATGCTCAGGAAACGAACTGAAGAAGGTGGAGTCTCGTTGAAGTACCTCCAAGATTTGCACGAGAAACATGAGAGCTGGCTTCTCCCGTTTGAGAGCGGAAACCATGGTGTGTTGTCTGTTAGTAAACCGTCTTTACACATGGACAGCTCTCTGCATCCTGATATAAAAGACCGCGTCTTTTACTTGGAAGGGAATCATATGCATTCTAGTATCCAGAAA GTCCCTGCTCTGGTTTTGGACTGTGAACCCAATATTGACTTCAGTCTAGATATAGAGGCAAAGGCACA gtACGCACGCCAGGTTGCTGAGTTCTTTgaatttgtgaagaagaagcaagaaacaTCAACAGAGAAGAGCAACAACAGTCAGTCGCCAGTACTGCTGCCTCCTCATCACAATGGAGGTCTCTGGATGGGACCTGAAGGAAATCATGTCCCGGGACTCCCGCCTCTAGATCTAAAGGGGATGTCACTCTTCACCAGACCGTCCACGTGA
- the LOC104701868 gene encoding uncharacterized protein LOC104701868 isoform X1 yields the protein MQKILCKSTTCSTPVLSTPVNSFAAGFISLGVKTHVKNLTPCSTPKPLSTCFFSTSAMPTKTASISSGGVGFSAYLQRSVHRPAAPASLRFSTAGYRACRCSIDGGTPSTNRAWVGRTGTWRAFFCSESNGGVSTVYATAGAVVESEEESDGEDEEEKDEKPVRMSRRSRSSSGSGDFIGNPDLLKIPGVGLRNQRKLVDNGIGDVAELKKLYKDKFWKASQKMVDYLRSSVGIIHRNHAESITTFIKESVDDELKDSGPEPNLNAKKRLTFCVEGNISVGKSTFLQRIANETVELQDLVEIVPEPVAKWQDVGPDHFNILDAFYSEPQRYAYTFQNYVFVTRLMQEKESASGVKPLRLMERSVFSDRMVFVRAVHEAKWMNEMEISIYDSWFDPVVSCLPGLVPDGFIYLRASPDTCHKRMMLRKRTEEGGVSLKYLQDLHEKHESWLLPFESGNHGVLSVSKPSLHMDSSLHPDIKDRVFYLEGNHMHSSIQKVPALVLDCEPNIDFSLDIEAKAQYARQVAEFFEFVKKKQETSTEKSNNSQSPVLLPPHHNGGLWMGPEGNHVPGLPPLDLKGMSLFTRPST from the exons ATGCAGAAGATTCTGTGCAAAAGTACTACTTGTTCAACCCCTGTTCTCTCTACTCCGGTGAACTCTTTCGCCGCCGGTTTCATCTCACTAGGGGTTAAGACCCACGTCAAAAATCTCACTCCTTGTTCCACTCCTAAACCTTTATCCACTTGTTTCTTCTCTACTTCCGCTATGCCGACGAAGACGGCTTCTATTTCTTCAGGCGGTGTTGGTTTCTCTGCTTATCTACAGAGGAGTGTTCATAGACCAGCAGCGCCGGCGTCGCTACGGTTCTCAACAGCTGGTTACCGGGCCTGCCGGTGTTCAATCGACGGTGGAACCCCTAGTACGAACCGGGCTTGGGTCGGTCGAACCGGGACGTGGCGTGCGTTTTTTTGCTCGGAGTCTAACGGTGGCGTAAGTACGGTTTATGCTACTGCTGGAGCAGTGGTTGAGAGCGAGGAAGAGTCTGacggagaagatgaagaggagaaagatgaaaagCCTGTGAGGATGAGCCGTCGAAGTCGGAGTTCTAGTGGAAGTGGTGACTTTATCGGTAACCCAGATTTGCTGAAGATTCCTGGAGTGGGTTTAAGGAATCAGAGGAAGCTTGTTGATAATGGGATTGGAGATGTTGCAGAGCTCAAGAAGCTCTATAAAGATAAG TTCTGGAAAGCGAGTCAGAAGATGGTTGATTATCTTAGGAGCTCTGTTGGGATTATACATAGGAACCATGCGGAGAGTATAACAACGTTTATCAAAGAGAGTGTGGATGATGAGCTAAAGGATTCTGGCCCTGAACCTAATCTGAATGCAAAGAAACGTTTGACGTTTTGTGTTGAAGGGAACATTAGTGTCGGTAAATCAACTTTTCTTCAGAGAATAGCCAATGAGACGGTGGAGTTACAAGACCTCGTTGAGATTGTTCCTGAGCCAGTTGCTAAGTGGCAAGATGTTGGACCTGACCATTTCAATATCTTGGATGCTTTCTACTCTGAGCCTCAGAGGTATGCTTATACTTTCCAGAACTATGTGTTCGTCACTCGGCTAATGCAGGAGAAAGAGTCTGCTTCTGGGGTGAAACCTCTCAGGCTGATGGAAAGGAGTGTCTTCAGTGACAGAATG GTGTTTGTGCGTGCGGTTCATGAAGCTAAGTGGATGAACGAGATGGAGATCAGCATCTATGATTCGTGGTTTGATCCGGTTGTCTCTTGTTTACCTGGACTTGTTCCTGATGGGTTTATATACTTGAGGGCGAGTCCAGACACTTGCCACAAGCGGATGATGCTCAGGAAACGAACTGAAGAAGGTGGAGTCTCGTTGAAGTACCTCCAAGATTTGCACGAGAAACATGAGAGCTGGCTTCTCCCGTTTGAGAGCGGAAACCATGGTGTGTTGTCTGTTAGTAAACCGTCTTTACACATGGACAGCTCTCTGCATCCTGATATAAAAGACCGCGTCTTTTACTTGGAAGGGAATCATATGCATTCTAGTATCCAGAAA GTCCCTGCTCTGGTTTTGGACTGTGAACCCAATATTGACTTCAGTCTAGATATAGAGGCAAAGGCACA gtACGCACGCCAGGTTGCTGAGTTCTTTgaatttgtgaagaagaagcaagaaacaTCAACAGAGAAGAGCAACAACAGTCAGTCGCCAGTACTGCTGCCTCCTCATCACAATGGAGGTCTCTGGATGGGACCTGAAGGAAATCATGTCCCGGGACTCCCGCCTCTAG
- the LOC104701867 gene encoding uncharacterized protein LOC104701867: MQKILCKSTTCSTPVLSTPVNSFAAGFISLGVKTHVKNLTPCSTPKPLSTCFFSTSAMPTKTASISSGGVGFSAYLQRSVHRPAAPASLRFSTAGYRACRCSIDGGTPSTNRAWVGRTGTWRAFFCSESNGGVSTVYATAGAVVESEEESDGEDEEEKDEKPVRMSRRSRSSSGSGDFIGNPDLLKIPGVGLRNQRKLVDNGIGDVAELKKLYKDKFWKASQKMVDYLRSSVGIIHRNHAESITTFIKESVDDELKDSGPEPNLNAKKRLTFCVEGNISVGKSTFLQRIANETVELQDLVEIVPEPVAKWQDVGPDHFNILDAFYSEPQRYAYTFQNYVFVTRLMQEKESASGVKPLRLMERSVFSDRMVFVRAVHEAKWMNEMEISIYDSWFDPVVSCLPGLVPDGFIYLRASPDTCHKRMMLRKRTEEGGVSLKYLQDLHEKHESWLLPFESGNHGVLSVSKPSLHMDSSLHPDIKDRVFYLEGNHMHSSIQKVPALVLDCEPNIDFSLDIEAKAQ, translated from the exons ATGCAGAAGATTCTGTGCAAAAGTACTACTTGTTCAACCCCTGTTCTCTCTACTCCGGTGAACTCTTTCGCCGCCGGTTTCATCTCACTAGGGGTTAAGACCCACGTCAAAAATCTCACTCCTTGTTCCACTCCTAAACCTTTATCCACTTGTTTCTTCTCTACTTCCGCTATGCCGACGAAGACGGCTTCTATTTCTTCAGGCGGTGTTGGTTTCTCTGCTTATCTACAGAGGAGTGTTCATAGACCAGCAGCGCCGGCGTCGCTACGGTTCTCAACAGCTGGTTACCGGGCCTGCCGGTGTTCAATCGACGGTGGAACCCCTAGTACGAACCGGGCTTGGGTCGGTCGAACCGGGACGTGGCGTGCGTTTTTTTGCTCGGAGTCTAACGGTGGCGTAAGTACGGTTTATGCTACTGCTGGAGCAGTGGTTGAGAGCGAGGAAGAGTCTGacggagaagatgaagaggagaaagatgaaaagCCTGTGAGGATGAGCCGTCGAAGTCGGAGTTCTAGTGGAAGTGGTGACTTTATCGGTAACCCAGATTTGCTGAAGATTCCTGGAGTGGGTTTAAGGAATCAGAGGAAGCTTGTTGATAATGGGATTGGAGATGTTGCAGAGCTCAAGAAGCTCTATAAAGATAAG TTCTGGAAAGCGAGTCAGAAGATGGTTGATTATCTTAGGAGCTCTGTTGGGATTATACATAGGAACCATGCGGAGAGTATAACAACGTTTATCAAAGAGAGTGTGGATGATGAGCTAAAGGATTCTGGCCCTGAACCTAATCTGAATGCAAAGAAACGTTTGACGTTTTGTGTTGAAGGGAACATTAGTGTCGGTAAATCAACTTTTCTTCAGAGAATAGCCAATGAGACGGTGGAGTTACAAGACCTCGTTGAGATTGTTCCTGAGCCAGTTGCTAAGTGGCAAGATGTTGGACCTGACCATTTCAATATCTTGGATGCTTTCTACTCTGAGCCTCAGAGGTATGCTTATACTTTCCAGAACTATGTGTTCGTCACTCGGCTAATGCAGGAGAAAGAGTCTGCTTCTGGGGTGAAACCTCTCAGGCTGATGGAAAGGAGTGTCTTCAGTGACAGAATG GTGTTTGTGCGTGCGGTTCATGAAGCTAAGTGGATGAACGAGATGGAGATCAGCATCTATGATTCGTGGTTTGATCCGGTTGTCTCTTGTTTACCTGGACTTGTTCCTGATGGGTTTATATACTTGAGGGCGAGTCCAGACACTTGCCACAAGCGGATGATGCTCAGGAAACGAACTGAAGAAGGTGGAGTCTCGTTGAAGTACCTCCAAGATTTGCACGAGAAACATGAGAGCTGGCTTCTCCCGTTTGAGAGCGGAAACCATGGTGTGTTGTCTGTTAGTAAACCGTCTTTACACATGGACAGCTCTCTGCATCCTGATATAAAAGACCGCGTCTTTTACTTGGAAGGGAATCATATGCATTCTAGTATCCAGAAA GTCCCTGCTCTGGTTTTGGACTGTGAACCCAATATTGACTTCAGTCTAGATATAGAGGCAAAGGCACAGTAA
- the LOC104704106 gene encoding uncharacterized protein LOC104704106, with product MQKILCKSTTCSTPVLSTPVNSFAAGFISLGVKTHVKNLTPCSTPKPLSTCFFSTSAMPTKTASISSGGVGFSAYLQRSVHRPAAPASLRFSTAGYRACRCSIDGGTPSTNRAWVGRTGTWRAFFCSESNGGVSTVYATAGAVVESEEESDGEDEEEKDEKPVRMSRRSRSSSGSGDFIGNPDLLKIPGVGLRNQRKLVDNGIGDVAELKKLYKDKFWKASQKMVDYLRSSVGIIHRNHAESITTFIKESVDDELKDSGPEPNLNAKKRLTFCVEGNISVGKSTFLQRIANETVELQDLVEIVPEPVAKWQDVGPDHFNILDAFYSEPQRYAYTFQNYVFVTRLMQEKESASGVKPLRLMERSVFSDRMVFVRAVHEAKWMNEMEISIYDSWFDPVVSCLPGLVPDGFIYLRASPDTCHKRMMLRKRTEEGGVSLKYLQDLHEKHESWLLPFESGNHGVLSVSKPSLHMDSSLHPDIKDRVFYLEGNHMHSSIQKVSKATLFFYVCARSLEMDXC from the exons ATGCAGAAGATTCTGTGCAAAAGTACTACTTGTTCAACCCCTGTTCTCTCTACTCCGGTGAACTCTTTCGCCGCCGGTTTCATCTCACTAGGGGTTAAGACCCACGTCAAAAATCTCACTCCTTGTTCCACTCCTAAACCTTTATCCACTTGTTTCTTCTCTACTTCCGCTATGCCGACGAAGACGGCTTCTATTTCTTCAGGCGGTGTTGGTTTCTCTGCTTATCTACAGAGGAGTGTTCATAGACCAGCAGCGCCGGCGTCGCTACGGTTCTCAACAGCTGGTTACCGGGCCTGCCGGTGTTCAATCGACGGTGGAACCCCTAGTACGAACCGGGCTTGGGTCGGTCGAACCGGGACGTGGCGTGCGTTTTTTTGCTCGGAGTCTAACGGTGGCGTAAGTACGGTTTATGCTACTGCTGGAGCAGTGGTTGAGAGCGAGGAAGAGTCTGacggagaagatgaagaggagaaagatgaaaagCCTGTGAGGATGAGCCGTCGAAGTCGGAGTTCTAGTGGAAGTGGTGACTTTATCGGTAACCCAGATTTGCTGAAGATTCCTGGAGTGGGTTTAAGGAATCAGAGGAAGCTTGTTGATAATGGGATTGGAGATGTTGCAGAGCTCAAGAAGCTCTATAAAGATAAG TTCTGGAAAGCGAGTCAGAAGATGGTTGATTATCTTAGGAGCTCTGTTGGGATTATACATAGGAACCATGCGGAGAGTATAACAACGTTTATCAAAGAGAGTGTGGATGATGAGCTAAAGGATTCTGGCCCTGAACCTAATCTGAATGCAAAGAAACGTTTGACGTTTTGTGTTGAAGGGAACATTAGTGTCGGTAAATCAACTTTTCTTCAGAGAATAGCCAATGAGACGGTGGAGTTACAAGACCTCGTTGAGATTGTTCCTGAGCCAGTTGCTAAGTGGCAAGATGTTGGACCTGACCATTTCAATATCTTGGATGCTTTCTACTCTGAGCCTCAGAGGTATGCTTATACTTTCCAGAACTATGTGTTCGTCACTCGGCTAATGCAGGAGAAAGAGTCTGCTTCTGGGGTGAAACCTCTCAGGCTGATGGAAAGGAGTGTCTTCAGTGACAGAATG GTGTTTGTGCGTGCGGTTCATGAAGCTAAGTGGATGAACGAGATGGAGATCAGCATCTATGATTCGTGGTTTGATCCGGTTGTCTCTTGTTTACCTGGACTTGTTCCTGATGGGTTTATATACTTGAGGGCGAGTCCAGACACTTGCCACAAGCGGATGATGCTCAGGAAACGAACTGAAGAAGGTGGAGTCTCGTTGAAGTACCTCCAAGATTTGCACGAGAAACATGAGAGCTGGCTTCTCCCGTTTGAGAGCGGAAACCATGGTGTGTTGTCTGTTAGTAAACCGTCTTTACACATGGACAGCTCTCTGCATCCTGATATAAAAGACCGCGTCTTTTACTTGGAAGGGAATCATATGCATTCTAGTATCCAGAAAGTAAGTAAAGCTaccttatttttttatgtttgtgctAGGAGTCTAGAGATGGATNTCTGCTGA
- the LOC104701866 gene encoding transcription factor IIIA: MVEEANVDVKASKKKDIRNYLCQYCGISRSKKYLITSHIKSHHQMELEEERDDMACEVEQETSSKHTCQECGAEFKKPAHLKQHMQSHLLERPFACYVDDCAASYRRKDHLNRHLLTHKGKLFKCPMENCKSEFSVQGNVGRHVKKYHSNDDNDKDNTGNVDSGKDKSGSGGGDKENIANGDSANKDNTCNGDSQPSECSTGQKPHVCKEIGCGKAFKYLSQLQKHQDSHVKLDSVEAFCSEPGCMKYFTNEECLKAHIRSCHQHINCEICGSKHLKKNIKRHLRTHEEDSSPGEFKCEVEGCSSTFSKASNLQKHMKAVHEDIRPFVCGFPGCGMRFAYKHVRNNHENSGCHIYTCGDFVETDEDFTSRPRGGLKRKQVTAEMMVRKRVMPPRFDSEGHETC, encoded by the exons atggtGGAAGAAGCTAACGTTGATGTGAAAGCATCGAAGAAGAAGGATATAAGGAATTATCTATGCCAGTATTGCGGAATCAGCAGATCTAAAAAGTATCTCATCACTTCACACATCAAGTCTCATCATCAG atgGAACTTGAAGAGGAAAGAGATGATATGGCTTGTGAGGTTGAGCAAGAGACTTCAAGTAAACATACTTGCCAGGAGTGTGGTGCTGAGTTTAAGAAGCCTGCTCATTTGAAGCAGCATATGCAGAGCCATTTGCTCGAG AGACCATTTGCTTGCTATGTGGATGATTGTGCTGCGAGCTACAGAAGAAAGGATCATCTCAATAGGCATCTTCTTACCCATAAAGGGAAGCTCTTTAAGTGTCCAATGGAAAATTGCAAGAGTGAATTCTCAGTACAGGGCAATGTTGGTAGGCATGTTAAGAAATACCATAGTAATGATGACAATGATAAGGACAATACTGGTAATGTCGATAGTGGTAAGGACAAATCTGGTAGCGGTGGTGGTGATAAGGAAAATATTGCTAATGGCGATAGTGCTAATAAGGACAATACTTGTAATGGCGATTCTCAACCCTCTGAATGTTCAACTGGTCAGAAGCCGCATGTCTGCAAAGAAATTGGTTGTGGGAAAGCCTTTAAGTATCTTTCACAACTGCAGAAGCATCAGGATTCTCATG TGAAATTGGACTCTGTGGAGGCGTTTTGTTCTGAGCCTGGGTGTATGAAGTACTTTACAAATGAGGAATGCCTTAAAGCACACATAAGATCCTGCCATCAGCACATCAACTGTGAGATATGTGGTTCTAAGCATTTGAAAAAGAACATCAAAAGACATTTACGGACTCATGAGGAAGATTCCTCACCAGGAGAATTCAAGTGTGAAGTGGAGGGTTGCTCTTCTACATTCTCAAAG GCTTCTAATCTTCAGAAACACATGAAAGCAGTGCACGAGGATATCCGTCCTTTTGTATGCGGCTTTCCAGGTTGTGGCATGAGATTTGCTTACAAACATGTCAGAAACAACCACGAGAATTCAGGGTGCCACATATATACCTGC GGTGATTTTGTTGAAACGGATGAAGATTTCACATCGAGACCAAGAGGTGGACTAAAAAGGAAGCAAGTTACAGCTGAAATGATGGTACGAAAGAGGGTCATGCCTCCTCGGTTTGATTCAGAAGGACACGAGACGTGCTAG
- the LOC104701875 gene encoding uncharacterized protein LOC104701875, with amino-acid sequence MTTYKIWVISLIIVGAILGGVIPVTKTVIACPLYCLQVEYMTCLSSGDEKLPPRCNCCLAPKNCTLHLSDSTSIHCNK; translated from the exons ATGACTACATACAAGATTTGGGTGATATCTCTCATTATAGTAG GAGCGATTCTAGGAGGAGTAATCCCCGTAACAAAGACAGTGATCGCTTGTCCTCTCTATTGCTTACAAGTAGAGTACATGACATGTCTTTCCTCCGGCGACGAAAAGCTTCCACCGAGATGCAATTGTTGCCTTGCTCCCAAGAACTGTACTCTCCATCTCTCTGATTCTACTTCTATCCATTGTAACAAATGA
- the LOC104701874 gene encoding chaperone protein dnaJ 8, chloroplastic-like — translation MIRNIRLRAPTNHPGSTIQTDSRRLIRFPTRCLSPDLSHYTILGLTPLASHTEVKRAFKRLALKYHPDVHKGQDKDFKEIKSAYECLMQKFEKQEEEEEITEMGEIDEWEEWMGFEGGIPSGSY, via the exons atgaTACGAAATATCCGGCTCAGAGCTCCGACGAATCATCCTGGTTCCACCATACAAACAGATAGTCGCCGGTTAATCCGGTTTCCGACGAGATGTTTGTCACCAGATCTTAGCCATTACACGATTCTTGGATTGACCCCTCTCGCTTCTCATACCGAAGTCAAACGTGCCTTCAAACGTCTTGCTCTTAAG TATCATCCAGATGTCCATAAGGGACAGGACAAGGATTTTAAAGAGATCAAATCCGCTTACGag TGTTTGATGCAAAagtttgagaaacaagaagaagaagaggagattaCAGAGATGGGTGAAATCGACGAGTGGGAGGAATGGATGGGATTCGAAGGAGGGATTCCATCAGGTTCTTACTAG